From Camelina sativa cultivar DH55 chromosome 7, Cs, whole genome shotgun sequence, one genomic window encodes:
- the LOC104700510 gene encoding presenilin-like protein At2g29900 encodes MDRNQRPRSIIDSLGEELIAILTPVSICMFTVVLLVCILNSDPSSSSSASFSSIATAAYSESDSDSSWDKFVGAFLNSLVFVAAITVATFVLVLLFYLRCVKFLKFYMGFSAFIVLGNLGGEILVLLIDRFRFPIDCITFLILLFNFSVVGVFAVFMSKFSILVTQGYLVWIGVLVAYFFTLLPEWTTWVLLVALALYDIAAVLLPVGPLRLLVEMAISRDEDIPALVYEARPVIRNDSRLVQRRVWRERRSSQNDNDDIEDRTNRNEVVRVVRSAEVDEERVGSSERAEISVPLIDRRPDQVENSETFLEGIGLGSSGAIKLGLGDFIFYSVLVGRAAMYDLMTVYACYLAIIAGLGITLMLLSVYQKALPALPVSIMLGVVFYFLARLLLEVFVVQCSSNLVMF; translated from the coding sequence ATGGATCGAAACCAAAGACCCAGAAGCATTATAGATTCATTAGGCGAAGAACTCATCGCAATCCTCACACCTGTCTCGATTTGTATGTTCACCGTTGTTCTTCTGGTCTGTATCCTAAACTCCgacccttcttcttcctcctccgcctctTTCTCCTCCATAGCCACCGCTGCTTACTCCGAGAGCGATTCGGATTCCTCATGGGACAAATTCGTAGGTGCCTTTTTGAATTCACTCGTCTTCGTCGCTGCAATCACCGTTGCAACGTTCGTTCTCGTCCTTCTCTTTTACCTCAGATGTGTTAAATTCTTGAAATTTTACATGGGTTTCTCAGCTTTCATCGTTTTAGGGAACTTAGGTGGAGAAATCTTAGTTTTATTGATCGATCGTTTTAGATTCCCGATTGATTGCATCACGTTTCTGATACTTTTATTCAATTTCTCCGTCGTTGGTGTCTTCGCTGTGTTCATGTCCAAGTTTTCGATTTTGGTCACTCAAGGCTACTTGGTTTGGATTGGTGTTTTAGTTGCTTACTTCTTCACGTTATTGCCTGAATGGACTACTTGGGTTCTTCTCGTAGCTTTGGCACTTTATGATATTGCTGCTGTGCTTTTACCTGTTGGTCCGTTACGTCTTCTTGTGGAAATGGCTATATCTAGAGACGAAGATATCCCGGCTTTGGTTTACGAAGCACGGCCTGTGATTCGAAATGATTCACGTTTGGTTCAGAGGAGAGTTTGGAGAGAGCGGAGATCAAGTCAGAATGATAACGATGACATTGAGGACAGGACTAATCGAAATGAAGTAGTAAGGGTGGTTAGATCAGCAGAAGTAGATGAAGAACGTGTGGGTTCAAGTGAAAGAGCAGAGATATCTGTGCCTTTGATTGATCGTAGACCTGATCAGGTTGAGAATTCAGAGACTTTTCTTGAAGGGATTGGGTTGGGATCATCAGGTGCTATCAAGTTAGGACTTGGGGATTTCATCTTCTATAGTGTTTTGGTTGGAAGAGCTGCAATGTATGATCTGATGACGGTTTACGCTTGTTACTTGGCGATCATAGCCGGTTTGGGGATCACGTTGATGCTATTGTCTGTGTATCAGAAGGCTTTACCAGCTCTTCCTGTATCGATCATGTTAGGAGTTGTGTTTTACTTTTTGGCGCGGTTATTACTTGAAGTTTTTGTTGTGCAATGTTCTTCAAACCTTGTGATGTTTTAA